The window ATTATCAACAGGCAGTTACCTGATGCTGAAAGAATGGTAGTTCATGACAGGTCCTTCGATGACTTTGATGTGACTTACTGCAGCTCTGGCCGGGCCTTGTTTGCACAACTCCTGAAATGTAATTAGCTGCTCATGCGCTCCCTCAGCTTCAATGAAAACAGAGCCGTCAGATTCATTTTTTACAAAACCATATATGCCGCAACTCCGGGCGGCTTTTTGAGTAAAATATCTGAATCCAACTCCTTGTACACGTCCGTACACCCTGATGGTGAGATTTTTTTTATTCATGGATGGTTTTATGCATTCAGGCGTTTGGTCATGAGCTTTTCTATAAACTGAAAGAGCAGGGCAGGGCTCATTGTACGCCAGTTAACAGTGCTCAACTGGCCTCCAGTTGCCAGGTAATAGTCTAGCCTGCCATGCTGAATTTCATCCAGTAAATGGTCTCTGAAGTTAACACAGGCTATCCACCCGTCTTCAATTTCGTCAAACCATTCCTGATAATATGAATCGTCATCAGCATGAAAATTAAGGACATTTTCACCAATCAGAATAAACTTGCTGATGCCTGCATCCATTAGTATTTCAGCAACATTTCGCTTGAGAAACATGATGTCATTGTACAGTAAATCATTCCATTCGCCCAGCAACTCAATGATACAATATCCTTGCCGGTAGTCTGCATAAAGGATTTTCAGGTATAGTGTGGCTGAACCAAACTCGTCCCATAACGGGTGAATGAAGTAATTATAAACGGAATGGATACACTCTGTTTCGCTGTATGATTTTTTATAAAAGGGTGATTTACTGTCGTTTTCGGCGGAATACAGATGTTGCCAGCCATAAAAAGGTTCAATGTTCTGCATAGCCTTGAGCGGGTGTTAATGTAATCCTGGGTATTTATTTTGTAATTTCCTGTATAGCCGGTGCTGTCATTGCCTGCATTAAACGGAAAAATCAAAGGAATTCTTCCTGGTTTTTTCATAAACCTTTTTACTGAATATGAAATACCGGGCAGGCTTGTGCGAAACGCCTTTTTCTTTTTCATTGATGGGCACTACGTAAGGCATATTGGAAACTTTCTTTCTGAAATTTCTCTTATCCAGGGTAGTACCCAAAATAACTTCGTACAGTTTTTGGAGCTGGCTGAGGGTGAATTTTGGAGGAAGGAGCTCGAATCCGATAGGGTTGGAGCGTAACTCAGAGCGCAGCATAATCAGTGCGTCCTGCAAAATTTCCATGTGGTCAAATGCAAGTTCAGTGATATCTGCAACCGGATACCAGCGGGTATTGGCATGCAGCCCGAATTTGTCAATCTTATCCTGGTCAATATTGATGAGAGAATAGTAGGCAACAGTTACCACAACCTCTTCCGGATGACCGATTGAGCGCAGCCACTCCATGTCCCTGGGCTGCCGGCACAATCTGTCAGGGGTTCCTATGGCTGCAAATTGTTTAAGATAGATGTTTTCAAGTCCAGTAAGTTCCTTTAGTACACGTGATGCAGCAGTGTCAAGGTCTTCATCTTTACGAACCAGATCCCCCGGTAGTTTCAGATCGTTATATTCCTTATTGTCCCAGCTGAAATTTCGCTCCAACAGCAAAACATTGAGTTTTCCGAAGTCGAAACCAAAAATTACACAGTCTACCGAAACATGAAAGTTCAGTGTGTTCAGATTATTATCCTTCATGTAACAGGATTATTATTTTTCTCAATTTTGTAATTTATCAGGGCAAGTATTTTTGCTGAAGCAAATATACAATAAAAAGTTTTTTATTGACTTAGTGTATTTCAAATGATAACTTTTAAGCCATAGTTTTGTTGATTATTTTTACTTTCTCATTTGTTTGGAGTTGAGTAAATGAATTTTTATTTCAATTGCATTAATTGTATATTATTGTAAATCAGACGTAAAGCTGTAGGTGTTTGAAAGTAAATATGGGGATAAATAAATGTGTAATTTCCTTGAAGCAGATAAGGCTGATTTTTAATTTATAGTGTATGGGGTACACTTAATAGGGCGTATATTTTATAAGTAAGATGTTAGGTGCATGGTGTTAGCAATTTAATTAATTCTTGAAAGCAGGTTACTTTTATGTTCAATTATCATTAATTTTGGAATCACTAATGATACTATGAAGGCTCCATTTTTAAGGCCAAATAACTTCTTTTATTTTTTTGTTATTTATTACCTTTTAAATTACTGATATTTCTTTTTAAACTTAAAAGCAAATAAGTAAACTATTAAATATTATTAAATTGGAAACAACCATTATCACTGACCGGCAATTAGTGGTCACTTTTTGCAGTGATACCATCCAATCAGAGAAGAAGTTAATAGCAGATCTTGAAGGCCGGCATTTAGGGGAACTTTTATCGAACGAAATTATTCATACCCTTGAGCAGCATGATGCATGGCAGGAAGGGAAAGCATTTGTATTTGAGCAGTCGGGCATAAGTTTAGCTAATGGAAATGCTTATGCCAGGATAGTAGCCTCCTGCAGGTACATTCAGCAGACTGCATGTTATTTTATATCTGTTACTGAAATTTCTGAAGGTAGTCAAGTAGAAGAAAATCAAACTCATAAGGCAAGTAATGCCTTCGAACTGATTGCACAAAGTGCTGTAAGTTTTAATGAGGCCGATGATGCTGACAAGATTTATGATTTATTGCTTTCGCTTATTGATCATATTTTCCCTGAATTTTTGGTGATGATTATCAGCAGGCATGAAAAATCTTCTTATAAAATCCGCAAGTGGAATAAGAAAATTGATTCATATCTGGGTTATCTGACTTCTGTTCTTGGCACAAGTCTTTCCATGATTGAAATTTCTGAAAAGCGTCTGTCAAAAGAAATTAAAGAATCGCTTAAATCAGAAAAACTGGTCAGGATTTCTTCATTTTACGAACTGGCCTCTTCAGTTATTGCCAAAGAACAATGTGTTGAGATTGAAAACGAACTGAAAATAGCTTCTTGTTATAAAATAGGCTTTACACGTTTTTCTACTTATTTCGGTGGTTTATTGATATTTGGTACATCCTGCAACGAATCTATTGATGAGGGAGTGATTGAAGTTTTGGTTCAACAGGCTTCTTCGGCCCTTTTAAGGTTAAATGTTCAGAATGAGTTAAATAGGACACTCTCAAAGTTTCAACAGGTTTTTAATGCAACGAATGAAGCTATTTTTATTGAAGAAATATCTACCGGTCGCATCCTTGATGCCAACCAGCTCACACTTGATTTATACGGATATTCAGATAAGGCACAGCTTCTTGAACAAACAGTTGGTGATTTGAGTGCCAATATTGATGCTTTTACACATGAAGAGGCCCTGGCTCGAATCAGGAAATTAATTTTGGAAGGTCCTCAGGCATTTGAATGGTTGGCTAAGCGTAAGGATGGTTCAGTATTCTGGGCATGGGTATCTCTGAAAAAATTTTCAATTGGTCAGGATCAATATCTATTGGCAGTTGTGCGCGATATCTCTGAAGTAAAGCAATTGAACGATACTCACTTAGAAAGGCAACAGATACTGAGTAAGCGCATTCATGAACTGACCAGGCCGGGAGATGAAACAGGTGATATTTCTTTTACTGATTTGTTTGATATTGCTGAGATACAGAAAATTCAGGATGCATTCAGCGATGCCACCGGGGTGGCTTCCGTAATCACTGATATTCATGGAGTTCCCATAACCCGTCCAAGCAATTTTTGTTATTTGTGCAGCAATATAATCAGAAAAACTGATTCTGGACAAGCTAATTGCCGGCTTTCAGATGCGATTATTGGTCAATACAATAATAAGGGACCCATTGTTCAACCTTGCATGAGTGGAGCATTATGGGATGCCGGTGCCAGTATAGCTGCCGGAGACAGGCATATTGCCAATTGGTTAATAGGGCAAGTGCTTGACGAGGATGCTGACCTGGAAAAACTTTCAGGATATGCTGACGAAATTGGAGTAGACAAGGATGTGTATATGCAGGCGCTCCGAAGAGTAAAGAGAATGCCTCGTGAACAATTTGAAAAAATCGCTGAAAGTCTGTTTCTAATTGCAAACCAATTATCTCAGAGAGCAATACACAATATTCAGCAAGCCAGAGCCCTGGCCGAACAACAAAGAATCGAAAAGGAGAATTCCGAAATACAACGCAAGCTACAAACGCTGCTTGGTAACCTGCCGGGAATGGCATACCGCTGCAAAAACGATCGTGACTGGACTATGGAATTTGTGAGTCAGGGTGCACTTGAGCTTACCGGATATTATCCCGACGAATTGATTCATAATAAAAGAATCTCTTATAATGATTTGATTGTTAAAGATGAGCAGGAAAGGTTATGGGTAAAGTGGCAAAAAATTTTGAATGATAGGCAGATTTTTACAGATGAATATCAAATTGTTACGGCTGATGGAACCTTCAAATGGGTTTGGGAGCAGGGGTGTGGTATTCATAATGAAAAAGGTGAGGTAATTGCCATTGAAGGCCTTATTTTAGATATTACATCTCGCCGGAATGCTGAATTGAAGCTGCGTGAAAGTGAAATGCGCTTCAGGAGGTTGTTTGAAGCTTCGGAGGATGCCAATCTTATTATTGAAAATGGACGCTTTATTGATTGTAACGATGCTGCGCTCAGAATGCTGAAAGCTAAAAGAGAGTTTGTTGTGTCTCAGGAGCCGTTCAGCTTGTCACCTGCATTACAGCCCGATGGCCGCGATTCGAAAAAGAAAGCGCAACAAATGATTGAAGTTGCGCTAAACCAGGGCCATCACCGGTTCGATTGGGTACATTGCAGA is drawn from Lentimicrobiaceae bacterium and contains these coding sequences:
- a CDS encoding acylphosphatase; the encoded protein is MNKKNLTIRVYGRVQGVGFRYFTQKAARSCGIYGFVKNESDGSVFIEAEGAHEQLITFQELCKQGPARAAVSHIKVIEGPVMNYHSFSIR
- a CDS encoding NUDIX hydrolase, with the protein product MKDNNLNTLNFHVSVDCVIFGFDFGKLNVLLLERNFSWDNKEYNDLKLPGDLVRKDEDLDTAASRVLKELTGLENIYLKQFAAIGTPDRLCRQPRDMEWLRSIGHPEEVVVTVAYYSLINIDQDKIDKFGLHANTRWYPVADITELAFDHMEILQDALIMLRSELRSNPIGFELLPPKFTLSQLQKLYEVILGTTLDKRNFRKKVSNMPYVVPINEKEKGVSHKPARYFIFSKKVYEKTRKNSFDFSV
- a CDS encoding PocR ligand-binding domain-containing protein — translated: METTIITDRQLVVTFCSDTIQSEKKLIADLEGRHLGELLSNEIIHTLEQHDAWQEGKAFVFEQSGISLANGNAYARIVASCRYIQQTACYFISVTEISEGSQVEENQTHKASNAFELIAQSAVSFNEADDADKIYDLLLSLIDHIFPEFLVMIISRHEKSSYKIRKWNKKIDSYLGYLTSVLGTSLSMIEISEKRLSKEIKESLKSEKLVRISSFYELASSVIAKEQCVEIENELKIASCYKIGFTRFSTYFGGLLIFGTSCNESIDEGVIEVLVQQASSALLRLNVQNELNRTLSKFQQVFNATNEAIFIEEISTGRILDANQLTLDLYGYSDKAQLLEQTVGDLSANIDAFTHEEALARIRKLILEGPQAFEWLAKRKDGSVFWAWVSLKKFSIGQDQYLLAVVRDISEVKQLNDTHLERQQILSKRIHELTRPGDETGDISFTDLFDIAEIQKIQDAFSDATGVASVITDIHGVPITRPSNFCYLCSNIIRKTDSGQANCRLSDAIIGQYNNKGPIVQPCMSGALWDAGASIAAGDRHIANWLIGQVLDEDADLEKLSGYADEIGVDKDVYMQALRRVKRMPREQFEKIAESLFLIANQLSQRAIHNIQQARALAEQQRIEKENSEIQRKLQTLLGNLPGMAYRCKNDRDWTMEFVSQGALELTGYYPDELIHNKRISYNDLIVKDEQERLWVKWQKILNDRQIFTDEYQIVTADGTFKWVWEQGCGIHNEKGEVIAIEGLILDITSRRNAELKLRESEMRFRRLFEASEDANLIIENGRFIDCNDAALRMLKAKREFVVSQEPFSLSPALQPDGRDSKKKAQQMIEVALNQGHHRFDWVHCRPDGENFWVEVVLTLINIEKQEILYTTWRDITERKSAEQALQTTNEKLSTLNDEYMWLNDQFAVQNDELLEAKERAEEADRLKSAFLANMSHEIRTPMNGILGFAELLQTPGLPQNDMENFVGIINSCSAQLLALIDDIIDISKIEAGQIKIKKGKVGLRKLFDEIYQIAMTNPARKVQLLVPPKDEIQDLYFLGDEIRLRQIMLNLINNAFKFTKEGYVSLNYEVSNGRIHFNVKDTGIGIAPENHDLIFERFGQINSHFAREYSGTGLGLAISKALVEQMDGNIMVHSALGEGAEFSFYLPFVKEHNDSLSVEIESDVDGKSYQWQEKSVLIAEDEDANFTLLRLMLKGTGCKIERAVNGAEAVEKALEKKFDLILMDIKMPVMNGLDATRHIKAHFPGLPVIAQTAYALSEDRYKALEAGCDFYVSKPISRKTLLGTISRFLLD